GCCCGGGCAGGCGGTGCTCCGGCGGCACGGCTTCGAGGTTCGGGAACAGACGTTGGAACCGTTCGGATCCGCTCATGGGGGCCGCCTTCCTGGTGGGGCGCGCAGTCGCGTCCGGAGACATTCTATGCTAGGCTGCCGTCGCGGACCATGTGAAAACCCGGCGAAGCGCCGGCGGGAGGCCCGGACCCCATGCGCACCAAGGCGTTGATGATGCCGCTGCTCGCCGTCGCGGCGCTGGCCGCGGCCGTGCCGGCCGGCGCGGCCGCACGCCCGCTCGAGCGCCTCGGCGCCATCGAGCGCCTGCCCATGCCCGCCCGCCAGGCCGCGGCTTCCGCCCTGCTCGCCGACCACCCCTTCAACCCCGTCTTCGCGGGCGGCGACACGCTGCTGCTGTTCTACCGCGGCCCCGGCCACGACGTGCGGCTCGCCGGCGACCAGACCGCCTGGCTGCCGACGCTGCCCCTGGCCCACCTGCCCGGCACCGACCTGTGGTCCTGCGTCCTGACCCTGCCGTCGCGTTCGCGGGTCGACTACAAATTCGTGATCGACGCGCTGTGGCTGCTCGACGCGCGCAACCCGCGGACCTGCACCGGCGGCTACGGGCCCAACTCCGAACTGCGCGGGCTGGACTACCGCGAGCCGGAATTCGTGGCCGCCCCGGCCGCGGGCGTCTGTCGGACGGATCGCTACGAACTGCCGGCCCCCGCCCTCGGCGGCCCCCGCGAGGTGCTGGTGCTGACGCCCCCGGGCGAGCCGCGCGGCCGGCGCCCCTGCCTGCTGGTCCACGACGGCCTGGAGTACGTCACGCTGGGCGGCCTCGACCGCGCCCTGGCCTGGCTGGCCGAGCACCGCCCCGATCTGGACCTGCCGATCTGCGTCTGCGTCCCGCCGGGACGCCGCACCGACGAGTACGCCGGCGGGCTGCAGGAGCCGTTCGGCCTCTGGGTGACCGGCACCCTGCAACCCTTCATCGCCGTGCAGCACGACGTGGGGACGACGTGGGGCGTCATGGGCGCCAGCTACGGCGGCAACGCCGCGCTCGACCTGGCGCGCCGCTACCCCGGCAACTTCGACCGCGTCGCCGCGATGAGCCCGTACGTCGCCCCCGAGCAGTCGATCGCCTACGCGGCGATGCCCCCGCAGCGCGTGCGGGTCTACCTGAACTGGGGCTCCTTCGACCTGCCGCAGCTGATCCCGATGGACCGCGAGTTCGCCGCGCTGCTGGCCGGGTGCGGCTTCGCCTGCCTATCGGAAGAGAAGCCCCAGGGACATTCCTGGGGCTTCTGGCGCGACAGCCTGCCGGCTGCCCTGGAGTACCTCTACGGGCCGTAGCCCTCCTACTTGCCGATGCCCTCCCCGGGCTTGCTCTTGTCGGGGTAGGCCGGCGCGGCGGGAATCCGCCACGTCGCCCCCTCGTCCTTCAGGCGGCCGAGCAGGTGCCCGATCGCACGGTCGAGCTGGTCGTCCCGGCCGGCCACGACGGCGGCGGGCTGGTTCTGCACCTCGATGTGGGGCTCGACGCCGCGGCCCTCGATGATCCACTTCCCGTGCAGGTCGTAGAGGCCGAACTGCGGCGGGGTGACCGTGCCCCCGTCGACGAGGTCCTGGTGCGGCTCGATGCCGATGGCGCCGCCCCAGGTGCGCATGCCGATCACGGTGGCGAGGTTGCGGACCTTGACCGCCTCGGCGAAGAACTCGCCGTTGCTGCCGGTGTCCTCGTTGATCAGGACCGCCAGCGGGCCGTGGAACGCGCGCTCGGGGTTGCGGCCGGGGCCGCCCTCGCGCGGGATGGTCAGGGACCACAGCACGCGCTCGAGCCGGTCGATGATCATGTCGCCGACGAAGCCGCCGCCGTTGTCGCGCTCGTCGATGACGATGCCCTCGCGGCCCGACTGCGGGTACCAGTAGGCGCCGAACTCGACCAGGCCCGGCTCTCCCATGTCGGGCAGGTGGAGGTAGCCGAGGCGGCCGCCCGACTTCTCGTCGACGTAGCGGCGGTTGGCCTCCACCCAGGCGCGGTAGCGCAGGCCGCCCTCGCCGCGCAGCGGCTCGACGACGACCGTGCGCGGCTGCTTGCCGTCGGCGTTGTCGGCGACCGTGAGCTCGACGGTGCGGCCGGCGGCGTCGGCGAGCAGCTCGTAGGGATTGGCGCCGGCAGCCAGCGGCCGGCCGTCGACGGCCAGCAGGAAGTCGCCCTCGCGCACGTCCACGCCGGGTTCGGCCAGCGGCGAGCGCGCGGCGGCGTCCCAGACGCAGCCGGGCAGGATGCGGGCGATGCGCACGCGGCCGCTGCGCTCGTCGACGGCGAAGTCGCAGCCGAGCATCGCCGTGCGCGACGGCGCGCCGGCGTGCTGCTGGTCGCCGCCGTAGACGTAGGTGTGGCCGATGTTCAGCTCGGCGATCATCTCCCCGATCAGGTAGGTCAGATCGCCGCGCGCGCCGCACCAGGGAACCAGGGCCGCGTACTTGCCGCGGATCTTCTGCCAGTCGACGCCGTGCATGTTCTCGTCGTAGAACCAGTCGCGCTGGATGCGCCAGGCCTCGTCGAGCATCTGGCGGTACTCCTGCGCGCGATCGACGCGCACGCGCACGCCGTCGAGGCCGACCGCGCCGTCGCCGGGCTTGAACTCCTTGCCGGCGTCGACCACGCCGTAGGCGCTGCCGGCGCGGTACGCCAGCTTCTTACCGTCGGCCGAGAGGTGGTAGTTGGCGAGGCCGCCGCCCAGGTCCTTGGCCTCGCGCTCCGCGACGTCGTACGCCACCAGGGTGAGGTCGCTCTCGGCGGTGCGGTCATCGACGTTCTGGTACTTCAGGAAGATCGGCTCGTCGCGGCGCAGCATCAGGCAGCCGTCGGCGGTCGCGGTCAGGCGGAAGTAGTTGCCGCCCTCGACGCCGGGCACGGCCAGGACGCGGGCGCCGAGACCGTCGAGGTCGACGCGGGTGGCGGCGGGCTTCCCGCCCTCGTC
This is a stretch of genomic DNA from bacterium. It encodes these proteins:
- a CDS encoding alpha/beta hydrolase-fold protein, coding for MRTKALMMPLLAVAALAAAVPAGAAARPLERLGAIERLPMPARQAAASALLADHPFNPVFAGGDTLLLFYRGPGHDVRLAGDQTAWLPTLPLAHLPGTDLWSCVLTLPSRSRVDYKFVIDALWLLDARNPRTCTGGYGPNSELRGLDYREPEFVAAPAAGVCRTDRYELPAPALGGPREVLVLTPPGEPRGRRPCLLVHDGLEYVTLGGLDRALAWLAEHRPDLDLPICVCVPPGRRTDEYAGGLQEPFGLWVTGTLQPFIAVQHDVGTTWGVMGASYGGNAALDLARRYPGNFDRVAAMSPYVAPEQSIAYAAMPPQRVRVYLNWGSFDLPQLIPMDREFAALLAGCGFACLSEEKPQGHSWGFWRDSLPAALEYLYGP